Proteins from one Gossypium raimondii isolate GPD5lz chromosome 8, ASM2569854v1, whole genome shotgun sequence genomic window:
- the LOC128043026 gene encoding uncharacterized protein LOC128043026, with the protein MRSERQNREKDRGRYRKDSEPSSSSRRPKKKPRFDGPVRAGVTIARLQPCTDCRRHHLGKCWKKIGACFRCGSKEHQVKDCPQRPTQMQDVGQGFVQPVRGGQQPPRGRGQVRGGNGVGRCCGTLDRGVCNNEARQLVLVYATRYREDGDALYVITGTFRIHNVSYIALIDIGSTHSHIACTVSSTLGIMCKSTVNEMTVLSPLGQSVRVDKLFRDVPLEVQGVIFLADLMELPFGEFDLILGMDWLVKHRVSLDCAAKHMILKTIEDEEMAVIGEQRDFLSNMISALRAEKLVRKGCEAFLAYIGASDSEGPSIGDVRTVKDFFDVFPNELSRLPPSREVQFGIELLLGTAPVSITPYRMALKELVELKAQIQELLDRGFLRPSVSLWGAPVLFIKKKDGTMLMCIDYRQLNKLTIKNKYSLPRIDDLFDQLQGASVFSKIDLHFGYKTALKTRYGHYELLVMPFGLMNAPAAFMDLMN; encoded by the coding sequence ATGCGCTCTGAGCGCCAGAACCGGGAGAAAGATAGGGGCAGGTATAGGAAGGATTCGGAGCCCTCAAGTTCTTCTAGAAGGCCTAAAAAGAAGCCCAGGTTTGATGGGCCAGTCCGAGCTGGGGTTACTATTGCTAGACTACAGCCTTGTACTGACTGTAGGAGACATCATCTGGGTAAGTGTTGGAAGAAGATTGGggcatgtttcagatgtggATCTAAGGAGCATCAAGTTAAGGATTGTCCCCAAAGGCCTACTCAAATGCAAGATGTAGGTCAGGGTTTTGTTCAGCCAGTGAGAGGTGGTCAGCAGCCACCGAGAGGCCGTGGACAGGTTAGAGGTGGAAATGGTGTAGGACGATGTTGTGGAACATTAGACAGAGGTGTTTGTAACAATGAGGCGAGGCAGCTAGTACTGGTTTATGCTACTCGTTACCGAGAGGATGGTGATGCTCTATATGTTATAACTGGTACGTTCCGAATTCATAATGTATCTTACATTGCTTTAATTGATATAGGGTCTACGCATTCACACATTGCATGTACTGTGTCTAGCACCTTAGGTATCATGTGTAAGAGTACTGTTAATGAGATGACTGTGTTAAGTCCACTGGGACAATCAGTAAGAGTAGACAAGTTGTTCAGAGATGTGCCCCTAGAGGTTCAAGGAGTTATATTTCTAGCAGATTTGATGGAACTACCGTTTGGTGAATTCGACCTAatcttggggatggattggttggttaaaCATCGTGTAAGTTTGGATTGTGCTGCTAAGCATATGATATTAAAGACTATTGAGGATGAGGAGATGGCTGTGATTGGGGAGCAAAGAGATTTTCTATCTAATATGATTTCTGCATTAAGGGCCGAAAAATTGGTTCGCAAGGGTTGTGAAGCGTTTCTAGCTTATATTGGTGCATCTGATTCTGAGGGTCCTTCTATTGGGGATGTCAGAACTGTTAAGGATTTTTTCGATGTTTTTCCTAATGAGCTCTCTAGGTTGCCTCCGAGCCGCGAAGTTCAATTTGGAATTGAGCTTCTGCTAGGAACGGCTCCAGTGTCTATCACCCCTTATAGGATGGCACTGAAGGAACTGGTGGAGTTAAAAGCTCAAATCCAAGAACTGTTGGATCGAGGATTCCTTCGACCTAGTGTGTCTCTGTGGGGAGCACCAGTGTTGTtcataaagaaaaaggatgggacCATGCTCATGTGCATCGACTATCGACAATTGAATAAACTgactatcaagaataagtattcCTTGCCGaggatagatgatttatttgatcaattgcaAGGAGCAtcagttttctccaaaatagatctTCATTTTGGGTATAAGACTGCGTTGaagactcgttatggtcattacgagttgctagtgatgccatttgggctGATGAATGCACCAGCTGCCTTCATGGACCTAATGAACTGA